From the genome of Scytonema hofmannii PCC 7110, one region includes:
- a CDS encoding sulfite exporter TauE/SafE family protein, whose amino-acid sequence MSRNTKFLGGILQERRSRLGFIYAVPIGVLGGLIGLGGAEFRLPVLAGVLGYPARQAVPLNLAVSLVTIIASLIIRGSTLSFDLVIPLLPVLFSLIAGAVITAFFGASLAGRLTNEQLERIILILLVVIGFALIIESFLPQQLPAFLPNILPLRIIAGILFGLAIGLVSSLLGVAGGEVIIPTLVFAFGADIKTAGTASLLVSLPTVAVGVIRYATRKAFVEKQALTDTVAPMGVGSVIGAVIGGMLVGIIPASVLKVVLGLILNISAFRVFRKTH is encoded by the coding sequence ATGAGTAGAAATACTAAATTTTTGGGTGGCATCTTACAAGAACGTCGTTCGCGATTGGGATTTATCTATGCAGTACCGATTGGTGTATTAGGAGGTCTAATTGGTCTGGGAGGGGCAGAATTTCGACTACCTGTACTAGCAGGTGTTTTAGGATATCCCGCACGTCAAGCCGTACCTCTTAATCTAGCGGTTAGCTTAGTGACAATTATTGCATCCCTAATAATACGTGGTAGTACTCTTTCTTTCGACTTAGTTATTCCGTTGTTACCTGTACTCTTTTCTTTAATTGCTGGAGCGGTTATTACTGCTTTTTTTGGAGCATCATTGGCAGGACGATTAACAAATGAACAACTTGAGCGAATTATTCTAATATTGCTAGTAGTGATTGGTTTTGCACTGATTATTGAAAGTTTCTTGCCTCAACAGTTACCAGCTTTTTTACCGAATATATTACCCTTGCGTATCATAGCGGGAATATTATTTGGGCTAGCAATTGGACTTGTCAGTAGTCTTTTAGGTGTTGCTGGTGGAGAAGTAATCATTCCAACACTAGTTTTTGCTTTCGGTGCAGATATTAAAACAGCAGGTACGGCTAGCCTTTTAGTTAGCTTACCCACTGTAGCTGTAGGAGTTATTCGTTATGCAACCCGTAAAGCTTTTGTGGAAAAACAAGCATTAACTGATACAGTCGCTCCTATGGGTGTAGGGTCGGTGATTGGTGCTGTTATCGGAGGTATGCTAGTTGGAATTATCCCAGCTTCAGTGTTAAAAGTTGTACTTGGTTTGATTTTGAATATTTCAGCATTTCGAGTTTTTCGTAAAACCCACTAA
- a CDS encoding non-ribosomal peptide synthetase → KPLSQRQQHSRYDEQHIYLSALATSQAVDFVKQHQLTLNNLVQVTWGLLLSRYSGETDVVFGATLSGRPPALLGVESMVGIFINTVPVRWQISPQTDLLSLLKDLQTQQVESEQFSYCSLVEIQSLSDIPRGTSLFESIVVFENYPVDADTLQDDGGLTVADFRGIEHANYPLTVVAGPGEQLWLKVSYDTNRFEHETMSRMLGHFVTLLSAIVTNPHQPIEQLPLLTVSEQQQLLLEWNDTRVESPQHQCIHQLFEAQVALTPNAVAVVFEDLQLTYDELNSRANQLAHELRSLGVGADVLVGICVERSLSAIVGLLAILKAGGAYVPLDPESPTERMSFVLQDTQLSVLVTQQHLVAKFPSIQARVLCLDSDWHHIARNSAANPLNGTTPTHLAYVIYTSGSTGLPKGVLVNHNCVTRLFAATQPWYDFNSQDVWTLFHSIAFDFSVWEIWGALLYGGRLVVVPYLVTRSPESFYQLLSQQKVTILNQTPSAFRQLMQAEQSMATVTNLSLRLVIFGGESLEINSLHPWFERHGDRHPQLVNMYGITETTVHVTYRPLSKDDFHSTLSLIGRPIPDLQVYVLDEHQRLVPIGVPGEMYVGGAGVSRGYLNRPELTAQRFISHPFHNSTGGDRLYKTGDLARYLPNGELEYLGRIDNQVKIRGFRIELGEIEALLSQHHHVQANCVIVREDTPGDLRLVAYIVPHIDHAPTPNSLRSFLKQKLPDYMVPNAIVLLESLPLTNNGKVDRRALKAPVHSSGSDTFVSPRNTVELQLVQIWSQILQVDNVGVKDNFFDLGGHSLLAVHLMTQMKQQFGKDIPLAMLFQHPTIEDLAIVVQKDTDTSPWSPLVAIQPTGSNPPLFCVPGAGGFPFYLYNLARCLGPDQPFYSFQAQSQDGELAQICTVEEIADDYIQAMQAVQPQGPYFLGGHSFGGKVVLEMAQQLLLQGQVVALVAIFDTIVPIVHGKQQEFDDATWLIDIAKSMQVAFAKDLEMDAEPLRSLAPAEQLEYVLEYLHLLEVVPPNTDTSYLKHLLQAYKTNNTTVYLPQQVNPVPITLFRASESISQDLSVLPSEILQDLSWGWSKFSSKPVDIHFVPGNHVSMMTQPHVQVLAERLSLCLQNSTFFNC, encoded by the coding sequence AAACCACTCTCACAACGGCAACAGCATTCCCGTTACGATGAACAACACATTTACTTATCCGCACTCGCAACTTCACAAGCGGTGGATTTTGTCAAACAGCACCAATTGACACTGAATAATTTGGTGCAGGTTACCTGGGGATTGCTCCTGTCTCGCTACAGTGGTGAAACCGATGTCGTCTTTGGTGCCACCTTGTCTGGTCGTCCCCCCGCACTCCTTGGTGTGGAGTCGATGGTGGGGATATTTATCAATACAGTGCCCGTGCGCTGGCAAATCTCCCCTCAGACAGATTTGCTGAGTTTGTTGAAAGATTTACAAACCCAACAGGTGGAATCCGAACAATTTTCCTACTGCTCATTAGTAGAAATTCAAAGTTTGAGTGACATTCCTAGGGGTACGTCTTTATTTGAGAGCATTGTCGTGTTTGAGAATTATCCGGTAGATGCCGATACTTTACAAGACGATGGCGGTTTGACAGTGGCGGATTTTCGAGGGATCGAACACGCAAATTATCCCCTGACAGTTGTCGCCGGACCGGGGGAGCAATTGTGGTTGAAGGTGAGCTACGATACCAATCGATTTGAGCATGAAACGATGAGCCGGATGCTGGGGCATTTTGTCACCTTGCTGTCGGCGATTGTCACCAATCCACATCAACCGATTGAGCAATTGCCGTTGTTAACGGTATCCGAGCAACAGCAGTTATTACTGGAGTGGAACGATACACGCGTAGAGTCACCTCAGCATCAGTGTATCCATCAGTTGTTTGAGGCGCAGGTGGCACTGACTCCGAATGCTGTGGCAGTCGTGTTTGAAGACCTTCAACTGACTTACGATGAGTTGAACTCTCGTGCCAATCAGTTAGCCCATGAGTTGCGCTCGCTCGGTGTGGGCGCGGATGTGCTTGTTGGCATTTGTGTGGAACGTTCCTTGTCCGCGATTGTGGGACTTTTGGCGATTCTCAAAGCGGGAGGGGCTTATGTGCCTCTCGACCCCGAGTCTCCCACTGAGCGGATGAGCTTTGTGCTTCAAGATACTCAACTCTCCGTGCTGGTAACGCAACAGCATCTGGTGGCGAAATTCCCATCAATTCAGGCGCGTGTCCTTTGCTTAGACAGCGACTGGCATCACATTGCTCGCAATAGCGCCGCCAATCCGCTCAACGGTACAACACCGACTCACTTAGCATACGTCATCTACACGAGTGGCTCCACAGGCTTGCCCAAGGGTGTTTTAGTTAACCACAATTGTGTCACCCGTTTGTTTGCCGCCACACAACCTTGGTATGACTTCAACTCTCAAGACGTATGGACTCTGTTCCACTCAATCGCCTTTGACTTTTCGGTTTGGGAAATTTGGGGTGCATTGCTTTACGGTGGACGACTGGTGGTGGTACCCTACCTGGTGACCCGCTCGCCAGAATCTTTTTATCAGTTATTGTCTCAACAGAAAGTCACAATTCTCAATCAGACACCTTCGGCTTTCCGCCAGTTGATGCAGGCAGAACAGTCCATGGCAACTGTGACCAATTTGTCCCTCCGCTTGGTGATTTTTGGTGGCGAAAGTCTTGAAATCAACAGTTTGCATCCTTGGTTTGAGCGCCACGGCGATCGCCACCCGCAGTTAGTGAATATGTACGGCATTACAGAAACCACCGTTCACGTCACTTATCGTCCATTAAGCAAAGACGATTTTCACAGCACCCTCAGTCTGATTGGTCGCCCGATTCCAGATTTGCAGGTGTATGTCTTGGATGAACATCAACGGCTCGTACCCATTGGTGTTCCAGGTGAGATGTACGTTGGCGGTGCTGGGGTTTCCCGTGGCTACCTCAATCGTCCCGAACTCACCGCACAACGGTTTATTTCTCACCCCTTCCACAACAGCACTGGTGGCGATCGCCTTTACAAAACAGGTGACTTAGCTCGTTATCTACCCAATGGTGAGTTAGAGTATTTAGGGCGCATCGACAATCAGGTGAAAATTCGCGGCTTCCGCATCGAATTGGGTGAAATCGAGGCGCTACTGAGTCAACACCACCACGTGCAAGCCAATTGTGTCATTGTCCGCGAAGACACCCCAGGCGATCTTCGCCTCGTCGCCTACATCGTACCCCACATCGACCACGCCCCCACTCCCAACTCTCTACGTAGCTTCCTCAAACAAAAGCTACCAGACTACATGGTACCGAATGCGATCGTTCTCCTTGAGTCCCTACCTCTGACCAACAACGGCAAAGTTGACCGTCGCGCTCTCAAAGCCCCCGTTCATTCCAGTGGTTCCGACACATTCGTTTCTCCCCGCAACACTGTAGAACTACAACTCGTCCAAATCTGGTCTCAAATTCTTCAGGTTGACAATGTAGGGGTTAAAGATAACTTTTTTGACCTTGGCGGTCATTCCCTCTTGGCTGTCCACTTAATGACTCAGATGAAACAGCAGTTTGGTAAAGACATCCCCTTAGCCATGCTCTTCCAACATCCCACAATTGAAGACTTGGCAATTGTTGTACAAAAAGATACCGACACTTCCCCTTGGTCTCCCTTAGTCGCCATTCAGCCAACTGGCTCCAATCCACCTTTGTTCTGTGTTCCTGGCGCGGGGGGCTTTCCGTTCTATTTGTATAATTTAGCTCGTTGTCTTGGGCCTGACCAACCGTTCTACAGTTTCCAAGCCCAAAGTCAGGATGGAGAATTAGCGCAGATTTGTACAGTGGAAGAGATCGCCGATGACTACATTCAAGCAATGCAAGCTGTGCAGCCCCAAGGTCCTTATTTTTTGGGCGGACATTCTTTTGGCGGTAAAGTCGTGTTGGAAATGGCACAGCAGTTACTGCTTCAGGGACAGGTGGTGGCTTTAGTAGCCATTTTTGATACCATAGTACCCATCGTCCACGGAAAGCAACAAGAATTCGATGATGCTACGTGGCTGATTGACATTGCCAAAAGTATGCAAGTTGCGTTTGCAAAAGATTTGGAGATGGATGCTGAGCCTTTGCGTTCTCTAGCTCCTGCCGAACAACTAGAATATGTCCTGGAGTACCTTCATCTGCTTGAGGTTGTGCCTCCCAATACCGATACTTCATATTTGAAGCATTTGTTGCAAGCTTACAAGACTAACAATACCACTGTATATCTACCACAACAGGTTAATCCCGTTCCAATTACTCTGTTTCGTGCCAGCGAGTCTATTTCACAAGATCTGAGTGTGTTACCGTCTGAAATTTTACAGGATTTATCCTGGGGATGGAGCAAGTTTTCTAGCAAACCAGTGGATATTCACTTTGTCCCTGGTAATCATGTCAGTATGATGACTCAACCCCACGTTCAGGTTTTAGCTGAACGATTGAGTCTCTGCCTTCAGAATTCTACCTTCTTCAATTGTTGA
- a CDS encoding NAD-dependent epimerase/dehydratase family protein, which yields MSQKRIFVTGASGCIGHYISETLIQQTNHELYLLVRNPKKLQVDTHARPGITVLQGDLQEIGQFADLLKTVDVAVLTATAWGGEETYEINVTKTLELLNLLDPQKCEQVIYFSTASVLDSHNQPLKEAGEIGTDYIRSKYDCLQKIPQLAIAHSVTSVFPTLVLGGDRKKPYSHATSGIPEVTKYVNLIRFLSADGSFHFIHGQDIATVVRYLIDNPPKEEKTRRFVLGQKQITANQAIQEVCSYLGKKIYFRIPLSVSLANLIIVLFRIQMAAWDRFCMNYRHFTYNTVVNPASFALPNYCETMSDVLKISGVYSNPS from the coding sequence ATGAGTCAGAAACGAATCTTTGTGACGGGTGCAAGTGGTTGTATCGGTCACTATATAAGCGAAACTTTAATACAACAAACAAACCACGAGCTGTATCTGTTAGTCAGAAATCCAAAAAAACTGCAAGTTGATACGCACGCACGTCCCGGTATCACTGTATTGCAAGGCGATCTGCAAGAAATAGGGCAATTTGCTGACTTGTTGAAAACAGTAGATGTAGCCGTATTAACAGCAACGGCTTGGGGTGGGGAAGAAACATATGAAATTAATGTAACCAAAACTTTAGAATTGCTCAACTTGTTAGATCCACAAAAATGCGAACAAGTTATCTATTTTTCCACGGCTAGTGTTTTGGATAGTCACAACCAACCATTAAAAGAAGCAGGAGAAATAGGGACAGATTATATCCGTTCTAAATATGACTGCTTGCAAAAGATACCACAATTAGCGATCGCACATTCAGTCACCTCCGTGTTTCCAACTTTAGTATTGGGTGGCGATCGCAAAAAACCTTATTCGCATGCAACATCTGGTATTCCAGAAGTCACAAAATATGTAAATTTAATTCGTTTTTTGAGTGCTGATGGAAGCTTTCACTTTATTCACGGGCAAGATATTGCTACTGTCGTGCGATACTTAATAGATAATCCGCCAAAAGAAGAAAAAACACGCCGATTTGTATTAGGTCAGAAGCAAATAACTGCAAACCAAGCTATTCAAGAAGTTTGTAGCTATCTTGGGAAAAAAATTTACTTTCGCATCCCCTTATCTGTATCATTAGCCAACTTAATTATCGTTTTATTCCGCATCCAGATGGCTGCTTGGGATAGGTTTTGTATGAACTATCGACATTTTACTTACAACACTGTCGTTAATCCTGCCAGTTTTGCATTACCAAATTATTGCGAAACCATGAGCGATGTTTTGAAAATAAGTGGAGTATATAGCAATCCTAGTTGA
- a CDS encoding S9 family peptidase: MTKDNALQTTLTPPTASKKPHVLELHGDRRIDNYFWLREIDNPDAIAYLEAENAYTEAMMQHTETLQTKLYEEMLARIQETDLSVPYRKDNYYYYSRTEEGKAYPIHCRKKGSLEALEEVLLDQNKLALEHEFLSLGVLQVSPNHQILAYSVDTSGAEQYTLFFLDLTTYELYPETIPETYYSFAWANDNKTVFYTKIDPANRPFQLLRHTLGTSVDEDVLIFHEPDNAFFLEVGRTRSEAYIMMSLGSQITSEIHYLDANDPNGSFQIFLPRKTGVLYDIDHHSDSFYIVTNDEAINFKLMKTLVASPAQENWQTIIPHREDIMLSGISLFANYMIIYERQGGLPIGRVQNLSTGNIHQISFPEPTYDFYESSNPEFNTTTLRFNYTSFTTPHSVFDYDMETNQRELKKEIEVLGGYDRSQYQSEWLVATSADGTKVPISIVYKKGIQKDGKNALFLTGYGSYGYPSSSAFSSNRLSLLDRGVVFAIAHIRGGGEMGRKWYEDGKFLQKKNTFTDFIACAEYLIGEKWTSSDRQVISGGSAGGLLMGAVMNMRPDLFKAVIADVPFVDVVTTTLDTSLPLSVTEWEEWGNPNVMVYYDYIKSYSPYDNVEAKNYPDTLILAGLNDARVKYWEPAKWTAKLRELKTDNNILLLRTNMGAGHSGASGRYDSLKELAFEYAFVLDRLGLGDS; this comes from the coding sequence ATGACTAAAGATAATGCTTTGCAAACAACACTCACTCCACCCACTGCGTCCAAGAAACCTCATGTTTTAGAATTACACGGCGATCGCCGCATTGATAATTACTTTTGGCTGCGCGAGATTGATAATCCAGACGCGATCGCTTATCTAGAAGCTGAAAACGCTTACACCGAAGCTATGATGCAGCACACAGAAACATTACAAACAAAGCTTTATGAGGAAATGCTAGCTCGCATCCAAGAAACAGACTTGTCAGTACCGTACCGCAAAGATAATTATTATTATTATTCACGTACTGAAGAAGGTAAGGCGTATCCAATACACTGTCGCAAAAAAGGTAGCCTTGAAGCTCTTGAGGAAGTGCTGTTAGACCAAAACAAATTAGCACTAGAGCATGAATTTTTGAGTTTGGGCGTCCTGCAAGTTAGTCCCAATCACCAGATTTTAGCTTACTCAGTCGATACAAGTGGTGCCGAGCAATACACGCTTTTCTTTCTCGATCTAACCACATACGAGCTTTACCCAGAAACTATTCCTGAAACCTATTATTCTTTTGCCTGGGCAAATGATAATAAAACGGTATTCTATACCAAAATCGATCCCGCAAATCGTCCCTTCCAACTTTTGAGGCATACTTTAGGAACTTCTGTAGACGAGGACGTTCTCATTTTTCACGAACCAGATAATGCTTTCTTTTTAGAAGTGGGTAGAACGAGAAGTGAAGCATACATCATGATGAGTTTGGGTAGCCAAATTACATCAGAAATTCATTACTTAGATGCCAACGATCCCAATGGAAGTTTTCAAATTTTTCTACCACGAAAGACAGGGGTATTATACGATATTGACCATCACAGTGATTCCTTTTACATTGTCACTAATGACGAAGCAATTAACTTTAAGCTCATGAAAACTCTTGTCGCCTCACCAGCACAAGAAAATTGGCAAACTATCATTCCCCATCGAGAAGATATCATGCTTTCAGGCATTAGCTTGTTTGCCAATTACATGATAATTTATGAAAGGCAAGGTGGGCTACCTATTGGGAGAGTACAAAATTTATCGACAGGAAACATCCATCAAATTTCCTTTCCAGAACCAACTTACGATTTCTACGAAAGCAGTAACCCAGAATTTAACACAACGACCTTGCGATTTAATTACACCTCTTTCACCACTCCCCATTCTGTGTTTGACTATGACATGGAAACAAATCAGCGAGAGTTGAAAAAAGAGATAGAAGTTTTGGGTGGATACGATAGAAGTCAGTACCAAAGTGAGTGGTTGGTTGCGACTTCTGCTGATGGGACAAAAGTTCCCATATCTATTGTTTATAAAAAGGGTATCCAAAAAGATGGTAAAAATGCTCTATTCTTAACAGGATATGGTTCTTACGGTTATCCTTCCTCATCTGCATTTTCCTCCAATCGACTCTCATTATTAGACCGTGGGGTTGTGTTTGCCATTGCCCATATTCGTGGCGGCGGAGAAATGGGACGAAAGTGGTATGAAGATGGCAAATTTTTGCAGAAAAAGAACACCTTTACCGATTTTATTGCTTGTGCTGAGTACTTGATTGGTGAAAAATGGACATCAAGCGATCGCCAAGTCATTTCTGGTGGAAGTGCAGGTGGCTTATTGATGGGCGCAGTCATGAATATGCGTCCCGATCTTTTTAAAGCCGTCATTGCTGATGTTCCTTTTGTAGACGTAGTGACGACCACATTGGATACTTCCTTACCCCTTTCAGTCACAGAGTGGGAAGAATGGGGCAATCCAAATGTAATGGTATATTACGACTACATAAAATCTTACTCTCCCTATGACAATGTCGAAGCCAAAAATTACCCAGATACCCTAATTTTAGCGGGATTAAATGACGCTCGTGTCAAATATTGGGAACCAGCAAAATGGACAGCAAAACTGCGAGAACTCAAAACAGACAACAATATTCTCTTGCTGAGAACCAATATGGGTGCAGGACATAGCGGTGCATCAGGGCGTTATGACAGTTTGAAGGAACTCGCTTTTGAATATGCCTTTGTTTTAGATAGGTTGGGTTTGGGAGATAGTTAA
- the hemE gene encoding uroporphyrinogen decarboxylase, producing the protein MGISSNDPFLLRVARGEVLDRPPVWMMRQAGRYMKAYRDLREKYPSFRDRSEIPEVAIEISLQPWKAFQPDGVILFSDIVTPLPGIGIDMDVAEGKGPIIYSPIRTSEQIDNLHPLEPEESLPFIKPILQALRQEVGNKSTVLGFVGAPWTLAAYAVEGKGSKTYSIIKNMAFSDPSILHQLLGKLADSIATYVRYQIDCGAQVVQMFDSWAGQLSPQDYEVFALPYQQRVFQQVKATHPETPVILLASGSAGLLERMTQSGADIISVDWAVDMADARERLGKHMKVQGNLDPGVLFGSKEFIRDRILDTVRKAGNKGHILNLGHGVLPETPEDNVAFFFETAKNLNAVAV; encoded by the coding sequence ATGGGTATTTCCTCTAACGATCCATTTCTCCTTAGGGTAGCTCGTGGTGAAGTTTTAGATCGTCCTCCCGTATGGATGATGCGTCAAGCAGGACGGTACATGAAAGCTTATCGAGATTTAAGGGAGAAGTATCCTTCTTTTCGCGATCGCTCGGAAATACCGGAAGTAGCGATTGAAATATCCTTGCAACCTTGGAAAGCCTTTCAACCGGATGGAGTGATTTTGTTTTCTGACATTGTCACACCGCTCCCTGGTATAGGCATTGATATGGATGTCGCGGAAGGCAAAGGTCCAATTATTTACTCCCCCATCCGTACATCTGAGCAAATTGATAACCTGCACCCTCTAGAACCAGAGGAATCTTTACCGTTCATTAAACCAATATTACAGGCGTTGCGGCAGGAAGTCGGCAATAAATCAACAGTTTTGGGCTTTGTGGGTGCGCCCTGGACGTTGGCAGCTTATGCTGTGGAAGGAAAAGGTTCTAAAACCTACTCCATCATCAAAAATATGGCGTTTTCAGACCCAAGCATCCTGCATCAACTGCTAGGAAAATTGGCTGACTCCATCGCTACCTATGTCCGCTACCAAATTGACTGTGGGGCTCAAGTAGTACAAATGTTTGATTCTTGGGCAGGTCAGTTAAGCCCTCAAGATTACGAAGTCTTTGCTCTCCCCTACCAGCAAAGAGTGTTCCAGCAAGTTAAAGCCACTCATCCAGAAACCCCCGTAATTCTGCTAGCAAGCGGTAGTGCTGGTTTATTAGAAAGAATGACACAATCGGGTGCAGATATCATCAGTGTAGACTGGGCAGTAGATATGGCAGATGCACGGGAAAGATTGGGCAAACACATGAAAGTACAAGGCAATCTTGACCCAGGCGTGCTATTCGGTTCTAAAGAGTTTATTCGCGATCGCATTCTCGATACTGTTCGCAAGGCAGGTAACAAAGGACACATTCTCAATCTCGGTCATGGTGTTTTGCCAGAAACACCAGAGGACAACGTAGCTTTCTTCTTTGAGACAGCAAAAAATCTCAATGCAGTGGCTGTGTGA
- a CDS encoding pentapeptide repeat-containing protein has protein sequence MRQICLQYALFINGYCKDALLEEANLTGAELAGFLFFGSCLNRAVLRKVKADNTGFNRAMMVQADLQGGSFVGATFNKADLTQANLTSGDFSQADFREAKLDGVNWDDTLLKDALFDPRV, from the coding sequence ATGCGCCAGATCTGCTTACAGTATGCACTCTTCATCAACGGCTACTGCAAAGACGCTCTTCTAGAGGAAGCTAACTTGACTGGTGCTGAGCTAGCAGGTTTCCTATTCTTCGGTAGCTGTTTGAATCGAGCCGTGCTTCGGAAGGTGAAAGCCGACAACACGGGTTTTAACCGTGCAATGATGGTACAGGCTGACCTACAGGGCGGAAGCTTCGTAGGAGCAACTTTCAATAAAGCTGACCTAACTCAAGCTAACCTTACGTCCGGGGATTTCTCCCAGGCTGACTTTCGAGAGGCAAAACTAGATGGAGTAAACTGGGACGACACCCTACTAAAAGATGCATTATTCGATCCCAGAGTTTGA
- a CDS encoding AAA-like domain-containing protein, translating to MEQSKFRRRRGVILTFIGIKRLQEAIVAVEMTENQGERLSLEQLSNRINLSTKTVSKLWSSSAGVDQKTLKLCFSAFNLELQKEDYTEVNEASENQTLKLLSENSFIEEPSQFFWVKSFTQKYHTQAEEMENFLPYPDGPLPLCSPFYIERPPLEKRVYREVTQPGCVIRIRAPKQMGKSSLVLRLLAFAQSQGYHTVNLNCYQFDTECLTDLNKLLRRLCWRVATELGIPPNIKEQWNEEIGYNLSSSLYLEKYLLNQCQKPVVLVLNEIDHFFESPHICQDFFALLRSWCEEARHNPNWQKLRLVMVYSMEEYISLDINLSPFNIGLPISLSEFTQTQVEDLARRYGFNLCKPKDIEQLIYLLGGHPAMIQMSLYYLCCQEITMPELIQDAIANGGIYRYHLWRYSMKLHENPSLAKAYARILARQQDVSLNPIQAYKLESLGLIRFEGDRILPRCELYRAYFQKQLSTIEEGRILKAETQSFS from the coding sequence ATGGAACAATCTAAATTCAGGAGAAGACGAGGAGTTATATTAACTTTCATAGGAATTAAACGGTTACAGGAAGCAATTGTTGCCGTAGAAATGACGGAAAATCAAGGCGAACGCTTGAGCCTGGAACAGCTGAGCAATCGTATTAATCTTTCCACTAAAACTGTAAGTAAATTATGGTCTTCAAGTGCAGGTGTAGACCAAAAAACATTGAAGCTTTGCTTTAGTGCTTTTAATCTGGAATTACAGAAAGAAGATTACACTGAAGTGAATGAAGCGTCGGAAAATCAAACCTTGAAATTATTATCAGAAAATTCATTCATAGAAGAACCCTCTCAATTTTTCTGGGTAAAATCTTTTACTCAAAAATATCACACCCAAGCTGAAGAGATGGAAAATTTTTTGCCGTACCCAGATGGACCTTTACCTCTATGTTCTCCCTTTTATATTGAACGTCCGCCACTAGAGAAACGAGTTTATCGAGAAGTCACCCAACCGGGTTGCGTGATTCGGATTCGAGCTCCCAAACAGATGGGTAAAAGTTCTTTAGTATTGCGACTGTTAGCCTTTGCACAGTCGCAAGGGTATCACACAGTGAATCTGAATTGTTATCAATTTGATACTGAGTGTCTCACCGATCTCAATAAGCTATTACGTCGTCTTTGCTGGCGAGTTGCAACAGAATTAGGTATTCCTCCCAACATTAAGGAACAATGGAATGAAGAAATTGGTTATAACTTGAGTAGCAGCTTGTATTTAGAAAAATATTTGCTCAATCAATGTCAAAAACCTGTCGTTTTGGTGTTAAATGAAATTGACCATTTTTTTGAATCTCCTCACATTTGTCAAGATTTTTTTGCTTTGTTGCGTTCGTGGTGTGAGGAAGCGCGGCACAATCCTAACTGGCAAAAGCTAAGGTTAGTCATGGTTTACTCTATGGAGGAGTACATCTCTCTAGATATTAACCTCTCTCCTTTCAATATAGGTCTACCTATTAGTTTAAGCGAATTTACCCAAACACAAGTAGAAGATTTAGCTAGACGTTATGGCTTCAATTTATGTAAACCTAAGGATATAGAGCAACTCATATATCTGCTAGGGGGACATCCAGCAATGATTCAGATGAGTTTGTACTATCTTTGCTGTCAAGAAATAACCATGCCAGAATTGATACAGGATGCGATCGCAAATGGTGGGATCTATCGCTATCATTTGTGGCGATACTCCATGAAACTACACGAAAATCCTAGCTTAGCGAAGGCCTATGCTAGAATTTTGGCTCGACAGCAAGATGTTTCTCTTAATCCTATTCAGGCTTACAAACTGGAAAGTTTGGGATTAATTCGCTTTGAGGGCGATCGCATACTACCACGTTGCGAGCTCTACAGGGCTTATTTTCAAAAACAGCTATCAACAATTGAAGAAGGTAGAATTCTGAAGGCAGAGACTCAATCGTTCAGCTAA